One genomic segment of Impatiens glandulifera chromosome 6, dImpGla2.1, whole genome shotgun sequence includes these proteins:
- the LOC124942315 gene encoding GATA transcription factor 4-like, whose amino-acid sequence MDIYGLLPAPESFPIDDLLDFTNADLFSSSTTTTAGAGTGTTDTHFTPSYTNINPTHKTQFTDFTDDLCLPNDDVAELEWLSNFVDDSFTDFPINEQQSNMGNNYQQPISTFHSRSRTKRSRATSTSNGWVISSEHELSTGKSIPSPEQQDLARRCTHCASEKTPQWRTGPLGPKTLCNACGVRYKSGRLVPEYRPAASPTFVLTQHSNSHRKVMELRRQKEIVKQEQNEQQLFHHHHFEQYHHHHQQQKKQGQEQGRLKNFEVC is encoded by the exons ATGGATATCTACGGTCTATTGCCGGCGCCGGAATCTTTCCCCATAGACGACCTTCTCGATTTCACAAATGCAGACCTCTTCTCTTCCTCCACCACCACAACCGCCGGCGCCGGCACCGGCACCACCGATACCCATTTCACTCCCTCCTATACCAATATCAATCCAACCCATAAAACCCAATTCACAGATTTCACCGACGACCTCTGCCTTCCG AATGATGATGTAGCTGAATTAGAATGGCTATCGAATTTCGTAGATGATTCATTTACAGATTTTCCAATTAACGAACAACAATCAAATATGGGTAATAATTATCAACAACCCATTTCAACATTCCATAGCCGATCTAGAACAAAGAGATCAAGAGCAACTTCAACTAGTAATGGATGGGTAATCTCATCTGAACATGAACTATCCACCGGAAAATCCATCCCCTCGCCGGAGCAACAAGACTTGGCAAGGAGATGTACTCATTGTGCATCGGAGAAGACACCTCAATGGAGGACTGGACCACTTGGACCGAAGACTCTTTGTAATGCTTGTGGTGTTAGGTATAAATCAGGTAGACTTGTGCCGGAGTATAGACCGGCGGCGAGTCCTACTTTTGTTTTGACTCAACATTCGAATTCTCATAGGAAGGTTATGGAGTTGAGAAGACAGAAGGAGATTGTTAAACAAGAACAGAATGAACAGCAATtgtttcatcatcatcattttgaacagtatcatcatcatcatcaacaacagaAGAAGCAGGGGCAAGAACAGGGGAGGTTGAAGAATTTTGAAGTatgttga